The proteins below are encoded in one region of Candidatus Poribacteria bacterium:
- a CDS encoding ABC transporter ATP-binding protein, with protein MKTRHYLWRLLCYSPWLYVGSLVLSLACYSLPLVVGLIMREFFNALTEEASVSFDVRTLVIFFFATQLVSLISDQGYAAIYAYFENKLKVFLQVNLLQNILKSSGVRTAQSSGEMINRFDDDADGIVAPLATIIELSGHAISALIALYVLLRINVFITLFAFLPMIVIILITNWMGRRIETYRRANRETTGNVTGFLGELLGAVQTIKVAATEVPTVAHFDTFSEARRTAVLKDNLFNQLLNSMNATTINLATGIILILAGQSMKAGTFTVGDFVLFVSYIASGEVSVSGCARWIGQLLAGIKQASVSLLRFLELIPDAPRECLVDRRPVYLRGAFPDVPYIIKTDEHRLQVLQAEGLSYRQPDTGRGIEGVNFRLESGDFVVITGRIGAGKTTLLEALIGLVPADNGEIRWNGIIIDNPASFFIPPRCAYTPQVPRLFSDTLEDNILMGLPKDKVDLNISIHAAVMEQDLTQLEYGLNTVIGPRGVRLSGGQAQRTAAARMFIREPELLVFDDLSSALDVETERTLWERIFERKNATCLVVSHRRAALRRADHIIVLKAGRIEAQGKLDTLLETCGEMQQLWEGNYTKA; from the coding sequence GTGCGGACATTGGTTATTTTCTTCTTTGCCACCCAATTGGTCAGCTTGATATCTGATCAGGGGTACGCCGCTATCTACGCATATTTTGAGAACAAACTGAAAGTCTTTCTACAGGTGAACCTATTGCAAAATATCCTCAAAAGTTCGGGTGTCCGTACTGCACAAAGTTCGGGTGAAATGATAAACCGTTTCGATGATGACGCCGACGGAATTGTTGCACCGCTGGCGACCATCATTGAGCTAAGTGGACACGCCATCTCCGCTCTCATCGCGCTATACGTACTGTTGCGTATCAATGTGTTCATTACCTTGTTTGCTTTTCTGCCAATGATAGTTATTATCCTAATCACCAACTGGATGGGAAGGCGTATTGAGACCTATCGTCGGGCGAATCGTGAAACGACGGGCAACGTCACAGGCTTTCTCGGTGAGCTGCTAGGAGCGGTACAGACAATAAAAGTTGCCGCCACTGAAGTTCCTACCGTAGCTCACTTCGACACATTCAGCGAAGCACGACGGACGGCAGTTCTCAAGGATAACCTTTTCAACCAATTGTTGAACTCGATGAATGCGACAACAATCAATCTGGCGACCGGTATCATTCTCATTTTAGCAGGACAGTCCATGAAAGCTGGAACCTTTACCGTTGGTGATTTCGTGCTCTTTGTCAGTTATATCGCCTCAGGTGAGGTTTCGGTGTCCGGCTGTGCTCGATGGATCGGTCAACTGCTAGCGGGCATAAAGCAAGCTAGCGTGTCTCTTTTACGATTCCTTGAACTCATCCCAGATGCACCTCGCGAGTGTTTGGTCGATCGTAGACCAGTATATCTTCGTGGTGCCTTTCCCGATGTGCCTTATATCATTAAAACCGACGAGCATCGTCTTCAAGTTCTTCAAGCAGAGGGGTTGAGCTACCGCCAGCCTGACACAGGACGTGGCATTGAAGGGGTCAACTTCAGGTTGGAAAGCGGGGATTTTGTAGTCATCACCGGACGAATTGGTGCTGGTAAGACGACGCTGCTAGAAGCATTAATCGGTTTGGTGCCCGCTGATAACGGTGAAATTCGCTGGAACGGGATAATCATTGACAACCCCGCGTCGTTCTTCATACCACCAAGATGCGCTTACACGCCTCAAGTGCCACGACTGTTTAGTGATACGCTTGAAGACAATATCCTGATGGGACTCCCAAAAGACAAAGTTGACCTTAATATCTCAATACACGCAGCAGTCATGGAGCAGGATTTAACCCAATTAGAATATGGCTTAAACACAGTCATCGGTCCCCGGGGAGTCAGACTCTCTGGTGGTCAAGCGCAACGCACGGCAGCGGCACGAATGTTCATTCGCGAACCAGAACTGCTGGTGTTTGATGACCTCTCCAGTGCCCTTGATGTAGAGACCGAGCGTACTCTGTGGGAACGAATCTTTGAGAGGAAAAATGCGACATGTCTCGTCGTTTCCCATCGACGGGCCGCATTGAGGCGTGCCGATCACATTATTGTCCTTAAAGCCGGAAGAATTGAAGCCCAAGGGAAGTTGGATACACTCTTGGAAACGTGCGGAGAAATGCAGCAACTATGGGAAGGAAATTATACGAAAGCATAA